Below is a genomic region from uncultured Erythrobacter sp..
TCGATTTCGGGCTCGTCAAGAACCTCGAAACGCTCAACCCGTTCTACATTGTCTTCCATGAATATTGGGGCATCGCGAAGGACCAGATGCAGCGCCTGACGCTGTGGCAGCGGCTTTGCTATTTCTTTGCCCCGCCCGGATGGAGCCATGACGGTTCGCGGCTTTCGTCCGAACAGATCAAGGCCGAGCATGCTGCCGCGACCACTGACCTGGCTGGAGCGCCGACAGGCACCGCCGACACTTTGGCAAAGGCCTGATATGCCTGCCCCACATTATGCCCTGTCTGAAGTGCTGATCGTTCTTGGCGCGATCTGGGTTTCTTGGCGGCTGGTGCAAAGCGGCGCGTGGGCGGGCGCGCTCGGGGTCGCAATCTTCGGCTGCGCGGCAGGAATAGGCGTCTATCGCTTTGGCACTGACCAAATCGAGTCCTATGCCAGTCTCCACGCAGCGTTTTCGCAGATCGGAGGCGCCACGGCGATGGCACTGGTCGCAGTCGAAAGCGCGAAAGCAGCCCTGCCGCGTTGGGGCCAATGGCACTGGGGGGTCGCAGCGACGCTCGTGGCAGCCACGCTCGGTGTTGGCCTGGTTTCCGCTGAGCTCACGACGCCCTTGTTTCTCGTCTGGCTGATCGCCGCGATCATCGCCGCAATCGCTGTGCCCGGCCAAACCCCTCGCGCCAGAGCGGCAAGCGGGCTTGTGATGGCGATCTTCCTCGCCAATGTCCTGCTGGTCCGACGCTCACCGATGCTGGGCGCGGACCCGAGCTGGCACCTGTTTCACGTGCTGATCGCGCTGTGGATCATCGGCGTGTGGTGGGTGCTGAGCCGCAGCGAGCGCAGCGGCTAGGCGGTCAGGCTTCGCTCACCCCCGGTGCGGCGCAATCCGATGCTCGCCCTTGATCCACCGCACGTCCTTGCTTTCGCGTGCGAGGACCGTGGCGAACTGCATCGGCGTTCTCCTCAACCCCGATGCGGGGCTATCCGGTGCTCGCCTTTGATCCAGCGCACGGTGCCTGACGAAGCGCGCATCACCACGCTGTCGGTGGTCATGATGACTGCACCTGTGGACTTGCGGCGGCGCTTGACGCCATCGAGCAGCGAGCCATCGGTGACGCCGGTCGCGGCGAAGATGCAGTCGCCTTTCACCAGATCGTCGAGCTTGTAGATGCGGTCGAGATCTTCGATCCCCCACTTCCTCGCGCGGGCTTTTTCATCGTCATTGCGGAATACGAGCCGCCCGTTGAACTGGCCGCCGACACAGCGTAGCGCAGCGGCTGCGAGCACACCTTCGGGTGCGCCGCCCTGACCCATATACATATCGATGCCGGTGTCCTGATCGGTCACCGCGATCACCCCTGCAACGTCACCGTCGCCGATCAGAAAGACGCCGCAGCCCAGCGCCCGCAGTTCCGCGATCAGGTCGGCATGGCGCGGCCGGTCAAGCACGCAGACATTGATGTCGGCAGGCTCTTTGCCTTTGGCAGCGGCGACCGCTTTCACATTGTCGCTCGCCGACTTGGAAAGGTCGATCACGTCGGCGGGCAGGCCGGGGCCAACTGCGAGCTTGTCCATATAGACGTCCGGCGCGTTGAGCAGGTCGCCCTTTTCCGCTGCGGCCAGCACGGCGAGCGCGTTGGGGCCGGCCTTGGCGGTGATCGTGGTGCCTTCGAGCGGGTCAAGCGCGATGTCGATCTGCGGCGCGCCCACCTTGTCCGTCGCCATCCCGACCTTTTCACCGATATAGAGCATCGGCGCCTCGTCGCGCTCGCCCTCACCGATCACGACGGTGCCGTCCATATAGAGCGTGTCGAATGCGCGGCGCATGGCCTCGACCGCAGCGGCGTCAGCGGCTTTCTCATCGCCGCGACCGATCAGCTGCGCAGCTGCAACCGCCGCCGCTTCGGTGACGCGCACCATTTCCAGCACCAGCACGCGGTCGATCGCGTTTTCTGAATCGGTGTCTTTTGCTGCCAGCACATCTGTGTCAGTAGGAATGTTCATGCGAAATTCAGTCCTTTTCGGGCTTGCCTGCCGCCCAGTTATTTCGAGCCCAATCCCAGGGCCATTCATAAGCAAAGCGCTTAGACACGAGGATACGGGCTTGTCGAGCAATGCCGCCGCTCCGGTGCAAAAAATCTCTGTGTGGGCTGCGTTGCTCGCAGGTCTGAGCCTGTCGGTGTCTGCGCCAGCCGCCGCTCAGGACGGGGCACAGGACGACGCTCCAGAAGCAGAGGCCGTGCCCGCCCCGCGCCCGCCGCGCGACATCATCAATCTGTCGGTCACTGTCCCGCGCGAGGAATCGGACCAATTGCTCGAACAAGATTGTGAAGTAGAAGCCGACGCCGCGCGGATTGCCAACGAGATTGTCGTGTGCCGCCAGCTTGGCGAAGCGAGTGACGGGTCGTGGAACAAGGAAGATTTCGAGCGCCGCTATGCCGAGCGGACGCAGGGCGAACAGCCGGTCGACACGTTCGGCATCGCCAATCATGGCAATGCGATTGGCTTCGGTTCGGTTCCGCCGCCAGCTCTGATGATTGATGTCGAGGCTTTGCCACAAGCGCCCGAAGGCTCCGATGCAGACCGGATCGCACGCGGCCTGCCGCCTCTGGGTCAGGACCCTGAACCGACGCCGGAAGAGATCGCCGAGCGCAGACGCGCGGCTGGTCTGGAAGCGCCGCCGATACCAACGTCAAACGAGTGATGGGTTTTGCGCTTGCAACTGTGAGCAGCGCAGTGCTCGTGTTGCAGGCCATGGGGCAGGTAGCACCACACTCTCCACCACAAGCCGTGCCCATTTTCGATGACGAACCTGCCGCGGACGGCGCAGATGAAGACGGCAGAGTCGTGATCGATATCCTCGTCCCGCCGCCGCAAAGAGCCGCGCCCACCGAAGCGGAAGTCCGCCAATGCGAAGAGGAAATCGACGCAGCGACTGTCACAGGCGAGATCATCGTCTGCCGGCAGCTTGGTGAGGACCCAAGCAATTATTACAGCGGCAACCGCGAGGATGCGACCCGCCGCTATGCCGAGGAAACGGCCTTCGCGGGCGACATACTCGCGCCCGATGTGGCTGGCGCTGGGATTTTCCGCGGACCGGCCACAGTTGGCGGATTGTGCATCATCCCGCCCTGCCCGAAAGACCCCGCGCTCATCATAGATGTCGAGGCCTTGCCCGAAGCGCCTCCGGGATCGGATGCGGACCGGATTGCGCGCGGTCTTGAGCCCCTGGGAGACGAAGAGGGGCTGACGGCAGAGGATGGCCGGATCATGCGCGAAGCCCTTGGCCTGCCAGAAAGCCCCGACCAAGCTGAGCAGGAATAGGCTTTAATTCGGCAGGATCGGCAGGACCAAAGGCTCGCCCGTTAAGCTGTCCGATCCGTCGAGCAGTTCGAGCGCGCGGCGGACATTCGCCTCCGGCCCTTCATGCGTCACCATCGCAACCAGCACTTCGCCGCCCTCATTGGCGCGGCCTTGCTGGATCAGGCTCTCGATTGATACGTCGGCGTCGCGCATGGCTGCGGTGATCTCGGCCAGCACGCCGGGGCGATCATTGACGGTAAAGCGCAGATAAGTGCGCTCCATCCGGTGGCCGGGCTCTGCCGCACCGAATGCCTGCAATTGGGCGACCGGCATGGAGAATGGCGCGCCGACTTCCCCGCTTTTTCCGAAACCGCGCGCAATGTCGATGAGGTCGGCCACAACCGCGCTCGCAGTCGGCCCGTCGCCTGCGCCTGCGCCCTGAAACAGCAGGCGCCCGGAGAAATTACCTTCCGCCACAACTGCATTGGTCGGGCCGTCAACATTTGCCAGAGGGTGGTCTTTGGCGACAAGGCAAGGGCGCACGCGCTGGAGCAGTTTGGGAACGCCGCCTTCATCCTTCACATCGGCTTCCGCGATAAGGCGGATGACAAAGCCTAGCGCGTCGGCCTGAGCAATATCAGCCGCACGGACTTGCACGATGCCGGTTGTGCTCACAGCGGCGAAATCAACCTTCGCGCCAAAGCCTATCGCGGCAAGAATCGCGAGTTTGTGCGCGGCGTCGATGCCTTCAATATCGAAGGTCGGGTCTGCTTCGGCATAGCCAAGGCCCTGCGCCTCGGCGAGCGTCTCGGCAAAATCCGCGCCGGTCGCTTCCATCGCGGACAGGATGTAATTGCAGGTGCCGTTGAGGATGCCGTAAACCTTGGTCAGCGCATTGGCGCTGGTCCCTTCGCGCAGGCCCTTCACCACCGGGATGCCGCCAGCGACAGCCGCTTCGAATTTGAGCGGTGCGGCGGCCTCTTCAGCCATCTCGGCCAGTTCCAGACCGTGATGCGCGATCATCGCCTTATTGGCGGTGACAAGGCCCGTGCCCTTGCCAAGTGCGGCGCGCGACAGGGCCAGAGCCGGTCCGTCAGAACCTCCAACGAGTTCCACCACCACATCAACATCATCGCGCGCGGCCAATGCGGTCATATCGTCTTCCCACGCGTAAGAAGCGATATCGACGCCGCGATCCTTGCCGCGTTCGCGGGCGCTTACGGCGACGACTTCGATGGCGCGGCCAGCGCGCGCGGCGATCAGGTCATGGTTGGTCGCAAGCAGCCGGATCACGCCCACGCCAACGGTCCCCAGACCGGCAATGGCGATTCTGAGCGGCTTCGCGTTTTGAGATTGTGCGGCGTTGGTGGCCAAGGTCAAATTTCCGATGCTGCAATGCAAAAAGACGAGCGCAGCGCTGCCTTTCCCGGGCCGTGAGGTCAAGCAGCTTAAACTTGAATGCCGGTTAGAATTCTTCCGTGATCACCCGGTCGCACGGGCCGAGCTGCTCAATGACAAAGGAATAGTCATCCTCAGCCAGACGCCGCGAAGCCGGATCGCGCGCGAGATTGGCAGCAGAAGGAAGCCGGGGAGGAAGCGAGCAGGCGAGGCGATACCATTCCAGCGTTTCGCGGCGCGGCGGACGGGCGGAGGAATCGATGATCTCTCCCCACGACACGCCCCAGACCGCGCGCTGGCCCGGACGGCGCAACACAGTGATCGAGACGGGCGAACTATCCTGCGTTGATACGAATATCTGCGTTTCCGATTCGCCCACCAGCGTGCCCGGCACCGACAGCGCATCGCTAACGCCTGTGAGAACCGGAGGCTTATCGCGCGCAATCACCTCGGTCAGGATCGGGCGAAGGCGAGCCTCAAGCGCAGTCGAGTAATCGAGCTGGGCATTGCGGCCCGTCAGCTGGACCGAACCCGGCCGCCCCGGCACGGCATCGGCAAACAGCAGCATCTCGCGATCCTTGAGCCGTTCGGGCCGTCCGCGATCATCGAAAGGCACGTCAACCAGATAGACAAGCGATTCGCCAACGGCGGATTGTCCGGCCAGCAAAGAGAGCGTGCGCGCTTCGACATAAAGCCGTGCGAATCCGACTTCCAGACCGGGCGCTCTTTCGCGTTCAACCTCGATCTGGCGGCGAATCTCCACCCTGACAACCATGTCGCTTCGCTCTGCCAGACTAACCAGATCGACATAGGTCGCCGATTCCGCGGCGCTGAGCGGGGCTTGCTCAGATTCCTGTGCATAGGCACCTCCAGCACTCAGGAGGAGCGCTGCCGCGACACTGCGTAGAAATACTAGGCGGCTGAAATCGCGCGTTAAATTTCCGTTAATGATCGGCATCGTCCAAAAATCCCATCGGTTTTATGCTCGGTCATTCTGAGCCATTTCCCTTGCACAACCAAGCGAGTGAATTGCCCCTGAACCGTAAAAGCGTTTGATTGCCTAGGGCTTGAACGTTAAAGCCCGAGAAGTTTGCGACAAGGTTGGGGACAGGTTTGTTGCAAGCTAGGCCGGTTTGGATGCACTTGGGGAACGGGTGCGGACATCGGTTAGCCGGGACTGTTTCCCTGCACGAGCGCCCATCGGGTTGAAGGGCGTCGTCGGGACAAGCAGAGCCGGTTTGGGAGATCAAGATTCTGGGATTCACGGCCCGGGTCTGACTCAGAAGCTCCGGCACGAATCGGGGCGACTGGAGACGACCTGTTGCGTGTCTTGTGGAATTATCAAAATGCCGAATGAGTATTCGGCAAAGTAATGGAGAGAAAGCGACTGGATGGCCTACGCTGACCAACAAATGGGTGGAAACCGCGTTGTTTCCATTATCATAGTGGCGCTGATCCATGTGCTGATCGGGTATCTGCTCATCTCTGGCCTGGCCATTTCGGCCGTTAAACAGGTCGTTGAGCGCGTTACCACGGTCGACATTGAGGAGCCCCCGCCCCCTGAAGAACCGGACGAGCCGCCACCCCCGCCGGAGGACGTTGCTCCTCCGCCGCCGGTAGCTCCGCCGCCGCCGATCAGTATCGCGCCGGCACCGCCGCCGATCCAGACGCAGCCGACGATTCCGCCGCCCGCTCCGCCGGCGCTGGTTATCCCGCCGCCTGCTCCGGTCGCTCCGCCTGCACCGCCACCGCCTTCGCTGGCACGGGGTGCGACAACACGGAACGAACGCCGCTGGGCATCGCGTATTCAGGACAACTACCCCTCGCGCGCTTTGCGTGAGGAAGTTGAAGGCACCGTTGGCGTTCGCGTCACCGTGACCCCCGATGGCCGGGCCACCGGCTGTCAGGTTACCGCATCGAGCGGGTCGAGCATTCTCGATCAGGCTGCATGCCGCGGGATGGAGCGTTATGCGCGCTTCAATCCGGCGCTGGATGCAGCGGGCAACCCGACTTCGGGCGGCTATTCGACACGGATTACCTATCGCCTGAATTGATGAATCGACGGGCCGGTCGGTGCTGGAGTTAATCCGGACGGCCCCGGGGAAATTTTTAAGAGGAATACTCGCAATGAACCTTTATTATCTCACAGCGGCTGCCGCAGAAGCCGAAGCGCCGGTCAATGAATTTGGCTTCATGAAGGCCATGGAAGAAGGCGGCCCCGTCGCCTGGTCGATCCTTGCCGTCATGGTCATCATGTCGGTTGGCTCGTTCTATATCCTGTTCACCAAGCTGTTCGAACAGAACAAGGTGATGCGTCAGTACAAGAGCGTCCACGGCAGCTTCTGGCGTGCAGCCAGCCTCAAGGAAGGCGCTACCAAGCTCGAAAAGAACAGCGCATGGCGCCAGGTTGCTGACGATGCGATCATCGCTCAGGAAAAGCACGGCAAGATGACCGACCAGCTCGAAGCACATGACTATATGCATGGTTCGCTTCAGCGTTCGGAAGATTCGATCAACTCGGCGCTTTCGGGCGGTCTGTCGTTCCTCGCATCGGTTGGTGCAACCGCACCGTTTATCGGTCTGCTCGGCACCGTGATCGGTATCTATCGCGCACTGATCAACATCGGTATCGAAGGTTCGGCCTCGATCGACAAGGTTGCTGGTCCGGTTGGTGAAGCACTGATCATGACCGCAATCGGTCTGCTCGTCGCTGTGCCTGCTGTGCTTGCCTTTAACTGGCTGCAGGCGCGTAACCGCCGTATCTCGGAACTGCTCAACAGCTTCTCGACCGACATCCTTGCTTACATCAGCTCGGATGGTGCGGTTAAGCCTGCTGTGACTGCCGCTCCGGCACGCAGCGCAAAGCCTGCTGCTAAACCGGCCGCTGCTGCTCCGACTGCAAAGAAGTAAGAA
It encodes:
- the glpX gene encoding class II fructose-bisphosphatase; translated protein: MNIPTDTDVLAAKDTDSENAIDRVLVLEMVRVTEAAAVAAAQLIGRGDEKAADAAAVEAMRRAFDTLYMDGTVVIGEGERDEAPMLYIGEKVGMATDKVGAPQIDIALDPLEGTTITAKAGPNALAVLAAAEKGDLLNAPDVYMDKLAVGPGLPADVIDLSKSASDNVKAVAAAKGKEPADINVCVLDRPRHADLIAELRALGCGVFLIGDGDVAGVIAVTDQDTGIDMYMGQGGAPEGVLAAAALRCVGGQFNGRLVFRNDDEKARARKWGIEDLDRIYKLDDLVKGDCIFAATGVTDGSLLDGVKRRRKSTGAVIMTTDSVVMRASSGTVRWIKGEHRIAPHRG
- a CDS encoding homoserine dehydrogenase → MATNAAQSQNAKPLRIAIAGLGTVGVGVIRLLATNHDLIAARAGRAIEVVAVSARERGKDRGVDIASYAWEDDMTALAARDDVDVVVELVGGSDGPALALSRAALGKGTGLVTANKAMIAHHGLELAEMAEEAAAPLKFEAAVAGGIPVVKGLREGTSANALTKVYGILNGTCNYILSAMEATGADFAETLAEAQGLGYAEADPTFDIEGIDAAHKLAILAAIGFGAKVDFAAVSTTGIVQVRAADIAQADALGFVIRLIAEADVKDEGGVPKLLQRVRPCLVAKDHPLANVDGPTNAVVAEGNFSGRLLFQGAGAGDGPTASAVVADLIDIARGFGKSGEVGAPFSMPVAQLQAFGAAEPGHRMERTYLRFTVNDRPGVLAEITAAMRDADVSIESLIQQGRANEGGEVLVAMVTHEGPEANVRRALELLDGSDSLTGEPLVLPILPN
- a CDS encoding energy transducer TonB, producing MAYADQQMGGNRVVSIIIVALIHVLIGYLLISGLAISAVKQVVERVTTVDIEEPPPPEEPDEPPPPPEDVAPPPPVAPPPPISIAPAPPPIQTQPTIPPPAPPALVIPPPAPVAPPAPPPPSLARGATTRNERRWASRIQDNYPSRALREEVEGTVGVRVTVTPDGRATGCQVTASSGSSILDQAACRGMERYARFNPALDAAGNPTSGGYSTRITYRLN
- a CDS encoding MotA/TolQ/ExbB proton channel family protein, giving the protein MNLYYLTAAAAEAEAPVNEFGFMKAMEEGGPVAWSILAVMVIMSVGSFYILFTKLFEQNKVMRQYKSVHGSFWRAASLKEGATKLEKNSAWRQVADDAIIAQEKHGKMTDQLEAHDYMHGSLQRSEDSINSALSGGLSFLASVGATAPFIGLLGTVIGIYRALINIGIEGSASIDKVAGPVGEALIMTAIGLLVAVPAVLAFNWLQARNRRISELLNSFSTDILAYISSDGAVKPAVTAAPARSAKPAAKPAAAAPTAKK